The sequence TGTGCGATATCCACGTGCCCAGCGGAACGCCTGCGATATTGGCAATGGTGAGGCCGGCAAACATCATGGATACGGCCCGGGCTTCGCGCCCTGGTTCTGCCAGTCTGCTGGCCACTACAGCGCCCATACCGAAGAAGGCGCCGTGTGGAAGGCCGGCAAATAACCGGGCCGCCAGCAACAATCCATAATTGGGCGCCAGTGCAAAAAGTATATTGAACAGGGCAAACATACCCATCAGCGACAGGAGTATGATCCTGGGCCGGTAATGCGACGTTAAGGCCGTCATCAGCGGCGCACCGATCACCACACCCAGTGCATAAATGGAAATAAGGTGTCCTGCCGAAGGAATGGATATAGCCAGGTCGCTTGCCACATCGGGCAATACACCCATCATCATGAACTCAGTCATCCCTACTACCATACCACCAAGCGTGAGGGTAAGGAGGCCGGGTTTCATCGTCTTCACAAAGTTCATTGCTATCATGGAATGCGGTTTATTAAATGAATAGGCAAGGTATATGGCAAAGAAAAATGCTCCGCCTTCTGGCGGAGCATTCGTTGTGTTGTCATGCAGGCATTCAGCCCGGTTCCCATAGGTGAAATCTCTTCGGGTGGCTTGCAATCACATGGCCCTGTACTAAACAATCCGTACATGCTTGCCTGTTTGCAGCATCTCTGCTACCAGGTCAAGGTCATTTTTCGGGGCTCCTGATATCACGATGAGGTCTATGGTTGAATCCTCCATGATGGATCTCTTATCCTGTACTATCTCGGCATCCGGATAGTGTGATCGTGTAATTTCGGGCGAGGCGTTCTTCACCATTACTTTCTTCAGGAGGAACCCGTTGTTGGTATTACCCAGGGACTCTACCTGGAAAGCGCTGGTGGGTGTTTTGAATTCAATAAGCCCCACATTGGTTAATCTGTCCATAACTCACTGGCTTTAGGTATTATCATTTCCGGCCTTACCAAAGCTGTTGATGGCTTGGAGCGGGCAGGATTGATAGTCAAACAATGGTTTGGCAGCACAAAATTACGCATTATTGGTTAAACGTTTAACCAGTGCTGCTCTTTTTAACAGCTTATTGCTTTTGGGATGAATTTATTGGTTTGATAGTCAGTTTGTTGAAGGGGCTGATATTGGTTAAAACATTAATTGTATTTTAGCATATTCGATAACCCTGTATGGACCGGAAAGTTTCCTTAAAAGACATTGCCCAAAAGGTAGGGGTCTCTACGGCCCTGGTTTCCTATGTGTTAAACAATAAACGGGAAAACAGGGTGTCGAAAGACCTGGCGCAGCGCATCCGGGAAGCAGCGGCGGAAATGAATTACCGCACCAACCAGGTGGCCCGGAGCCTGAAAACCAATAAGACCTACACCATTGGATTGATTGTATCGGATATTGCCAATCCTTTTTCTTCGGGCCTGGCGCGCATCATTGAAGATGAGGCCGAACAGCTTCAGTACACTGTTATCTTTAGCAGCTCTGATGAAAATGCCCGGAAGTCGGGCAAATTAATAGATACTTTATTAGACCGGCAGGTGGACGGGCTGATCATTGCGCCGCCGGCTTTTTCTGAACACCAGGTGATCTATTTACAAGAGCAGCAAGTGCCTTTTGTACTGGTTGACCGCTACTTTCCTGATCTCAGCACCAACTATGTGGCGCTGGACAATTATGGGGCAGCTTTCAAAGGCGTGGAATACCTTATCAATACCGGCCGCCGTAAAATAGGGATGATCACCTATGATTCAGCGCTCTTCCACCTGCAGGAACGGAAAAGAGGGTATACCGCTGCCCTGGAAGCACATGGATTGCCTGCTAACAAGAGCTTCCTGAAAGAAATAGACATTAAGCTGGAACAGGCCACTGTAGAAAACGTCATCCAATCTTTACTCTCCGGCAATGACCGGGTAGATGCTTTATTATTCGGGGCCAACAAGATTGCTGTAGCGGGACTACGGTACATCAGTTCCCTCCCGGTAAAGGTGCCGGAAGAACTGGCCATTGTGAACTTCGATGAAACAGAAGCGCTGGAGTTTTACCAGGCTCCTTTTTCCTATATCAAACAACCGCTGCCCGAAATAGGCCGGCTCGCCATCCGTATCTTACTGGATAGCATTGAAAGAAACAGTGCCCCCACGCAAATTAACCTTGAAGGGGAACTGGTCCATAAAATCCCTTAGCAGTCTTTTTGACCCCCACCAGGTTTATTTTTTATTTTCTCCGTTCCTGCTGACATAAGGCTGTCACTACCCCTGCTTTTCTTTGAGGCATAATAAAAAATACCATTATGCAAGACACGCTCATCAGCACAACCGTAGTCATTACACCTGCTCAACTGCTGGAACACTGGCAGGGGCACCGCCGGGTTACACGACGTGTAATTGAAGCTTTCCCCGAAGAGCAGCTTTTCCAATATTCCATAGGAGGCATGCGTCCTTTTTCGGAACTGGCGCTGGAGTTGATCCGGTTAACTTTTATAGGAAGTCATGGTACGGCTACCGGCGAATGGAAGGACCTGGAAGAACTGTATACCGGTGATACGAACCCGGCTACAAAAGCGGGCCTGTTGAAGTTCTGGGATGATGCCACGGGCTACCTGAATGAACAATGGGCGCAGATAAAGCCCGGGCGTTGGCAGGAAACAGATGCTGCTTTGGGACAATATGAAGGACCGGTATACAGCAGCTCACTGTATTGGCTCGATAACGAAAACCACCACCGTGGACAGGGATATGTATACCTGCGCTCATTGGGCATAGAGCCGCCCTTTTTCTGGGACAGGGGATAAACCACACAGTAAGCCATGTAAAACAATAAAGCCCTCCGTGTATGCGGAGGGCTTTGGTATATTGGATCTTATAGACGGGGATTATTGGCCGGATGTGCTGTCCGACAAATTGCCGTTGGCAATAAACCTGATCTGCACTTTTTGTGCATCGTTGGTAGCGCCGGGCATACCGAGCAACAGTACCGTTTGCAAAGTGTTTTATTAAGTGAAAAAGAAAACTCTTCAGCAGTTGGAGTTGGTACGTGAGGTGCTGTTGGTAGGGTTATAGTAATTGTTCAAGGGAGACTGCAAAAATATTGAAAAAGCCGGGCCTGGGCGCCCGAGGAATGATAAAGGATCGTTAAAAGCGCAGTGAAATTGCTGAAAGCAACGCAATAAAAATGCGAGGCTTGCAAGCCCCGCATAGCTACAATTCTTCAGACACTGTCTGGAGAATCTATTTGGTTGAAATACAGGAAAATGATATTCGTCAGACACTGACTGGCGAATTTGTAGATAACAATTATTAAATCATGGCTATACTTTCCGTCTTACCGCCTTATCGGCACTAAACAGCAGGGCTCATCGGCTTTACCTTTCTTTTCAGCAGCAGGGCGCTGAGCAGGGTAATGATCAGCCCAACCGGTAATATCTCTGCATAAGTCATCAAAATAACGAATAGCGGGTTCTTGTACAGTTCTTTGCCCCTGGCTATTTCTGCTGCCACTTCATTCAGTTCAGCCTGGCTGGCGCCACTGCTCCTGGCGTCATTCATCGCACAGGCTGCATACCTGTCCATAAAATCGGGAAAGAACAATTTATACTCAACCAGCCATACCAGCACATACAGGGTAGAGGCCACCAGGGTAATATAAAACCCCGTTTTAAATGCTTTTCCAAAAGAAATAACCCCATTGTTGTACTTATCCCGGTAATTTTTAATGCCTACAAAGATCATGGAAAAGGCAACTACCATCGTGGTATAGCCAACGATGATATTCCCTTGGGCGCTTTCGTTCTTGTACATTGCCCTAATGTTGAAAAACATCAAAGTGGTAACAATAAGCCCGGCAATTAAACCAAAGACAAGGACAATCTTTTTCATGTCGTATAAATTTTAATTTGAATGGTTACCCAACAAATTTGACCCTTAAAACGCTGCCAACGTTCATACTTTAGGGTGATTTTAGGCGAACAGCCCATTTTCATTCCAATGGGTGAAAGGTATTAAGGTATGAGACTCAGCCTTTTGGCTTTTTCAATGGCCTGGGTCCTGCGTTTTACGTCCAGTTTCAGGAAGAGATTGGAGGAATGGGTCTTTACAGTATTCAGGGAAACAAAGAGGCGGTCGGCTATTTCCTGGTTGCTCAGTCCCTGGGCAATCAGTTGCAATACTTCCAACTCACGCCGGCTTAAGCCCGACTTATTGAAAGCTGCTTCGCTGAAAGTAAAACCAGCGGCAGGGGATACATATACCTCTTTTTCCACCACTACTGTTTTCACCTTGGGTTTGGTAAGCTTCAGCGCCAGCCAGATACCCAGTGTGGTGAAGATGATGGCTATAGCGCCGGCATATACTTCAAACGCATGATTAATGATAATAAAGCGTAGCTCCAGCCACTTCAGTAAGAACAGCAGCGCAGCCAGCGAAACACCGTAGATAATAACGTGCTTATGCCTTATTAATGGTTTCGGGATCATGTTGTACCAAAAATAAGGTTTTTCTTTTCAGGTAAACCTGACAGGTTTGCCCTATTCGTAGCATGCGAAACCCCGCAGAGCGGGGTAGACTCTGTCAGGTTTTGAGCTTATAAATATTCAGGCATGCCTTTGTTTTTTCCGCAGCAGGAGTGTAGCGATCTTACAAAACGCTATCAGCACCGGAATAAACGACAAGATGGTAAGGAACGAAAATATTTGCGCACCCACGGGCATGAGCTCACTGCTCAGGGAAGCTGTAAAATTCTCATACAAAAGAAATACAGTAATGGTCGAAAATACAAGGGTGGCAACAAGGCTGCTGCCAAGCGTAATAATTATATTCCTGCTGCTTTTTTCTTTCGACCTTATTTTTTCTGCAAAGAGCATCAACAGGAATAAACCGCTCAGGGCTGCGACCATAAGCGTTTTCACAACGGTGGGTAAGAAATCATGCATCTCCATAACGAACTGTTTAGGAATGAGACAAAGGGTTAAAGTTGGGTTCCCCGCACCATGAAGGCTGCGGACTATTTTTCTGTTTTGTGGAGAGATAGGTTGTATTGCAGGGTAACAATACACATAGGTATGGGAACACGGTACATTACACAGGAAGAAGTGGAAATAGAATGTAGGGTTACTTATACCAAAGTTAACTGAAATTAAATTATTAAAACATGGTTGTAATTGATTTATAATCAGGTAGACCGAAAAATTGATTTAAAGCAATCCGTTTTATGACACAATTAGTATCTTCCGGGCTCAATCAAAAAATTAACCGATAAAACCAGCCATATGACATCGAGAAGAAATTTCCTCCAGCAGTCTGCTTTAAGTCTCGCAGGCGCCATTTCCTTACCCCTGGTATCCGGCGCTGCGCCCGGTAAAAAAGAACCCGTGTTATTGTCAACAGGCATTGCCGGTTACACCTTTGCCAAATTTGACCTGGAAAAAGCCATTGCCATGATGAAGAAAGTGGATATCAAATACCTTTCTGTAAAGGATTTCCACCTGCCGCTCAACAGCAATGCCGAAAAGATCCAAAGCGTCCTGAAGCAATTGGCCGATGCAGACATCAAGGTATATGCAGTGGGCGTTATTTATATGAAAACCCAGCAGGCGGTTGATGA comes from Paraflavitalea devenefica and encodes:
- a CDS encoding oxidoreductase gives rise to the protein MDRLTNVGLIEFKTPTSAFQVESLGNTNNGFLLKKVMVKNASPEITRSHYPDAEIVQDKRSIMEDSTIDLIVISGAPKNDLDLVAEMLQTGKHVRIV
- a CDS encoding DUF4199 domain-containing protein, producing MKKIVLVFGLIAGLIVTTLMFFNIRAMYKNESAQGNIIVGYTTMVVAFSMIFVGIKNYRDKYNNGVISFGKAFKTGFYITLVASTLYVLVWLVEYKLFFPDFMDRYAACAMNDARSSGASQAELNEVAAEIARGKELYKNPLFVILMTYAEILPVGLIITLLSALLLKRKVKPMSPAV
- a CDS encoding response regulator transcription factor, which gives rise to MIPKPLIRHKHVIIYGVSLAALLFLLKWLELRFIIINHAFEVYAGAIAIIFTTLGIWLALKLTKPKVKTVVVEKEVYVSPAAGFTFSEAAFNKSGLSRRELEVLQLIAQGLSNQEIADRLFVSLNTVKTHSSNLFLKLDVKRRTQAIEKAKRLSLIP
- a CDS encoding LacI family DNA-binding transcriptional regulator codes for the protein MDRKVSLKDIAQKVGVSTALVSYVLNNKRENRVSKDLAQRIREAAAEMNYRTNQVARSLKTNKTYTIGLIVSDIANPFSSGLARIIEDEAEQLQYTVIFSSSDENARKSGKLIDTLLDRQVDGLIIAPPAFSEHQVIYLQEQQVPFVLVDRYFPDLSTNYVALDNYGAAFKGVEYLINTGRRKIGMITYDSALFHLQERKRGYTAALEAHGLPANKSFLKEIDIKLEQATVENVIQSLLSGNDRVDALLFGANKIAVAGLRYISSLPVKVPEELAIVNFDETEALEFYQAPFSYIKQPLPEIGRLAIRILLDSIERNSAPTQINLEGELVHKIP
- a CDS encoding DinB family protein, whose amino-acid sequence is MQDTLISTTVVITPAQLLEHWQGHRRVTRRVIEAFPEEQLFQYSIGGMRPFSELALELIRLTFIGSHGTATGEWKDLEELYTGDTNPATKAGLLKFWDDATGYLNEQWAQIKPGRWQETDAALGQYEGPVYSSSLYWLDNENHHRGQGYVYLRSLGIEPPFFWDRG